One window from the genome of Ignavibacteria bacterium encodes:
- a CDS encoding 2-oxoglutarate oxidoreductase: MEQFLINPDCMVYDNHPVTLTGEPFHYCPGCGHGVIHKILMEVVRDLGIQEEVIGVAPVGCSVFAYHYMNVDMQEAAHGRASAVATGIKRVRPDKYVFSYQGDGDLAAIGTAETMHTVNRGENILMVFVNNAIYGMTGGQMAPTSLIGMKTSTSPYGRDAASMGNPLKITELIAQLPGAYYVARHAVHTPNAVRKLTKAFKNAFEYQKQKKGTCFIEVVSNCPSGWKMSPVQSIDWIEKNMLPLYPLGDIKVPDPKTGEPVMVKNN; the protein is encoded by the coding sequence ATGGAACAATTTTTAATTAACCCCGATTGCATGGTATATGACAATCATCCCGTTACACTCACCGGAGAGCCTTTTCACTATTGCCCCGGTTGTGGTCACGGTGTAATTCATAAAATTTTGATGGAAGTGGTTCGAGACCTTGGCATACAGGAAGAGGTGATTGGTGTAGCCCCTGTAGGCTGTTCGGTTTTCGCTTATCATTATATGAATGTGGATATGCAGGAAGCTGCTCACGGAAGAGCAAGTGCCGTTGCCACAGGAATAAAAAGAGTGAGACCCGATAAGTATGTCTTTTCATACCAGGGTGACGGCGATCTCGCTGCCATCGGTACCGCTGAAACAATGCATACGGTTAACAGAGGTGAAAACATATTGATGGTTTTTGTGAACAATGCGATTTATGGAATGACGGGTGGTCAGATGGCTCCCACATCCCTGATCGGAATGAAGACCTCCACTTCACCTTACGGAAGAGATGCCGCATCAATGGGTAACCCCTTGAAAATCACGGAGCTAATTGCACAACTCCCGGGTGCTTATTATGTGGCAAGACACGCTGTACACACTCCAAATGCAGTAAGAAAACTCACTAAAGCCTTCAAAAATGCTTTTGAATATCAGAAGCAGAAAAAAGGAACATGCTTTATTGAAGTGGTTTCAAACTGCCCGTCGGGATGGAAGATGAGTCCTGTACAGTCGATTGACTGGATCGAAAAAAACATGTTGCCGCTTTATCCGCTTGGCGATATAAAAGTGCCTGATCCAAAGACAGGTGAACCCGTTATGGTTAAGAACAATTAA
- a CDS encoding 3-methyl-2-oxobutanoate dehydrogenase subunit VorB — translation METKELKGKEVRLMKGNEAMAEAAIRAGLDAYFGYPITPQSEVMEYLTEQIPLRRGLVLQAESEVASINMVYGAAGAGARVMTSSSSPGMSLMQEGISYIASAQLPCLLVNVMRGGPGLGTIQPSQGDYFQAVKGGGHGDYKMFVLAPSSVQEMVDFVFEGFKMAEKYRTPAMILADGALGQMMEKVELPAEGSFPHVIPDWATTGKKEGRKQNVITSLFIQPEKMEEINHTLQAKYKAMEVEVKSEAINTEGADVILVAFGLVARICMKAAELAKEKGIKVGVIRPITLFPFPTQVISDAAEGVKKFLVVEMNAGQMVEDVRLSINGKADVQFYGRMGGMIPTPEEILEKLESMMK, via the coding sequence ATGGAGACTAAAGAATTAAAAGGAAAAGAAGTCCGCTTGATGAAAGGCAACGAAGCCATGGCTGAAGCTGCCATCAGAGCCGGACTTGATGCTTATTTCGGATATCCCATTACTCCGCAATCGGAAGTGATGGAATATTTAACAGAACAGATTCCACTCAGACGCGGACTCGTTCTTCAGGCAGAAAGTGAAGTGGCATCGATAAATATGGTTTATGGTGCTGCCGGAGCCGGTGCAAGAGTGATGACATCATCTTCGAGCCCGGGCATGAGTCTTATGCAGGAAGGCATTTCGTATATTGCGAGTGCACAACTTCCCTGCCTTCTCGTGAATGTTATGCGCGGCGGTCCCGGACTTGGAACAATCCAGCCCTCACAGGGGGATTATTTCCAGGCGGTAAAGGGCGGCGGACATGGCGATTACAAAATGTTCGTTCTCGCGCCCTCTTCAGTTCAGGAGATGGTCGATTTTGTATTCGAAGGCTTTAAAATGGCTGAGAAATACCGTACTCCCGCGATGATACTTGCTGACGGAGCTCTTGGTCAGATGATGGAGAAGGTTGAACTCCCGGCAGAAGGTTCATTTCCGCATGTGATACCCGACTGGGCGACAACCGGTAAAAAAGAGGGAAGAAAACAGAATGTCATCACCTCTCTTTTTATTCAGCCCGAAAAAATGGAAGAAATTAACCATACACTTCAGGCAAAATATAAAGCCATGGAAGTGGAAGTAAAATCGGAGGCCATCAACACTGAAGGTGCCGATGTGATACTGGTTGCTTTCGGACTGGTAGCAAGAATCTGCATGAAAGCTGCCGAACTTGCAAAAGAAAAAGGAATAAAAGTCGGAGTTATCAGACCAATTACTCTTTTCCCTTTCCCGACTCAGGTGATAAGCGATGCCGCTGAGGGCGTAAAGAAATTTCTCGTTGTTGAGATGAACGCCGGTCAGATGGTTGAGGATGTCAGACTTTCAATAAACGGAAAAGCTGATGTTCAGTTCTACGGCAGAATGGGCGGCATGATCCCCACTCCCGAAGAAATTCTTGAAAAACTTGAATCAATGATGAAATAA
- a CDS encoding ferredoxin family protein, with the protein MAIKGTIIIDTELCKGCELCVLACPQKGLVLSDKINLKGYRVVELYMDNCTGCVNCALVCPDSAITVYREKKAKAE; encoded by the coding sequence ATGGCAATAAAAGGCACAATAATAATTGACACAGAGCTCTGCAAGGGTTGCGAGCTTTGCGTTTTGGCTTGCCCCCAGAAAGGATTAGTCCTTTCCGACAAGATCAACTTAAAAGGTTACCGCGTAGTGGAATTATATATGGACAATTGCACAGGTTGCGTTAATTGCGCACTTGTTTGTCCCGACTCTGCGATAACTGTTTACCGCGAAAAGAAAGCAAAAGCGGAATAA
- a CDS encoding TonB-dependent receptor has product MRTLQKIAFIILLFSIGISANPMMGMIKGKVINIATKQPVPFATVVVLGTQKGATSNEDGTFSIDGLTPNVYQVRVSAIGYATITVADVVVNNTKPTEIQIELQETSLQLKDVTITSDYFYTPPTDLNSTTTFSYEELRRAPGGFEDVVRALSILPGVAQASAGRNDLIVRGGAPSENLYILDGIKIPNINHFGAQGATGGPLSFVNLDFVKESVFSTGGFSSLYGDKLSSVLKIDLRDGRSDKIGGKATISASQFGLNLEGPLSESSHFIFSARRSYLDFIFKAAGFGFVPEYYDVLAKYDVNINNKQKISYLFIGAFDNVKFFNDTQDQRYDNSRILGSDQIQYGTGITFTNLMDKGYYKVVLSRNFVDYDSQQSDSLLNPIFKNISREAENKLRFEFFHQFSKITELTAGLQGEYITTSFDIKLPKFKTSFGEILPVDSVKTTQNFYKYGAFVNVTHRFTAGLLLNAGFRLDEFSGISDGLRLSPRFSIEYKFNPETGISFSTGVYHQSPSYIWLVADARNTDLKPIRVDQYVLGIEHRVSEDALLKLEGFYKNYKDYPTSLARPYVVLSNTGAGFEGSDNNFESFGFEPLVSSGVGNAKGIEFSAQKKLSEIPLYGLLSLTYSEIENTAFDGVPRQGKFNQKWLFNLSGGYRFDESWEASFKFRYSSGAPYTPFNPDGTQSLSNYNSAKLPDAHALDVRVDKKWFFENVTLITYIDIQNIYNKKNVFAYRWDRREKKEDGGGTIGILPSIGVSLEF; this is encoded by the coding sequence ATGAGAACCTTACAAAAAATTGCTTTTATTATTTTGCTTTTTTCTATCGGAATTTCCGCCAACCCCATGATGGGAATGATAAAGGGGAAAGTTATAAACATCGCCACAAAACAGCCCGTACCATTTGCTACCGTTGTGGTTTTGGGGACGCAAAAGGGAGCAACTTCAAACGAGGATGGCACCTTTTCGATTGACGGACTGACACCCAATGTTTATCAGGTCAGGGTTTCCGCGATCGGTTATGCCACAATCACTGTTGCCGATGTGGTGGTAAATAACACAAAACCGACTGAAATTCAGATTGAACTGCAGGAGACATCGCTTCAACTTAAAGATGTTACCATCACTTCCGACTATTTTTACACACCACCGACCGATTTGAATTCAACAACCACCTTTTCTTATGAAGAGCTGCGACGAGCGCCGGGTGGATTTGAAGATGTGGTTCGTGCCCTTTCCATTCTTCCGGGTGTGGCACAGGCATCTGCCGGCAGAAATGATCTTATTGTTAGAGGCGGGGCTCCTTCAGAAAACCTTTACATTCTTGACGGGATAAAAATCCCCAATATCAACCATTTCGGGGCACAAGGTGCCACAGGCGGTCCCCTTTCCTTTGTGAATCTCGATTTCGTAAAAGAATCCGTGTTCTCAACAGGCGGGTTCTCCTCACTTTATGGTGACAAACTTTCTTCAGTTTTGAAGATTGATCTTAGAGACGGAAGAAGCGATAAAATCGGGGGGAAAGCCACCATTTCCGCTTCCCAATTTGGGCTGAATCTTGAGGGACCCCTTTCAGAATCCTCGCATTTTATCTTTTCAGCGCGCAGAAGTTATCTCGACTTTATTTTCAAGGCAGCGGGATTCGGCTTCGTACCCGAATATTATGATGTGCTTGCAAAGTATGATGTAAACATTAACAACAAGCAAAAGATATCGTATTTATTCATCGGAGCTTTTGACAATGTGAAATTTTTCAATGACACCCAGGATCAGAGATACGACAATTCGAGAATTCTTGGGAGTGACCAGATCCAGTATGGAACGGGAATTACCTTCACCAACCTGATGGACAAGGGCTATTACAAAGTGGTTTTATCCAGAAATTTTGTCGATTACGATTCCCAACAGAGTGATTCACTCCTTAATCCGATATTCAAGAATATCTCAAGAGAGGCGGAAAACAAACTCCGTTTTGAATTCTTTCATCAGTTCTCAAAAATTACCGAACTGACAGCGGGTCTTCAGGGTGAGTATATCACAACAAGTTTCGACATAAAACTTCCGAAATTCAAAACTTCTTTTGGGGAGATTCTACCTGTTGATTCCGTAAAAACCACTCAGAATTTCTACAAATATGGCGCTTTCGTAAATGTTACGCACAGATTCACCGCAGGACTGTTGCTTAATGCAGGTTTCAGACTCGACGAGTTCAGCGGTATTTCAGACGGCTTGAGATTGAGTCCAAGATTCTCGATAGAATACAAATTTAATCCCGAAACGGGCATATCCTTCTCAACAGGCGTTTATCACCAGTCACCTTCATATATCTGGCTGGTGGCTGATGCAAGGAATACCGATTTGAAACCGATAAGAGTTGACCAGTATGTCCTCGGAATAGAACACCGTGTAAGCGAAGATGCACTTCTGAAACTGGAAGGTTTTTACAAAAATTACAAAGATTATCCCACGAGCCTTGCAAGACCCTATGTGGTACTCTCAAACACGGGAGCGGGATTTGAAGGATCTGACAACAACTTCGAATCTTTCGGTTTCGAACCTCTCGTAAGTTCTGGTGTCGGGAACGCAAAAGGAATAGAATTTTCAGCCCAGAAAAAATTATCTGAAATTCCCCTCTATGGTCTCTTAAGCCTGACATATTCAGAAATCGAAAACACCGCCTTTGACGGTGTGCCAAGACAGGGGAAGTTCAATCAGAAGTGGTTGTTTAATCTCTCGGGAGGTTACAGATTTGATGAGTCATGGGAGGCAAGCTTCAAATTCAGATATTCGAGTGGTGCACCCTACACTCCGTTTAACCCGGATGGTACACAGTCACTTTCAAACTATAACTCGGCGAAACTTCCCGATGCACATGCTCTCGATGTAAGAGTGGACAAAAAATGGTTCTTCGAAAATGTAACTTTGATTACCTACATCGACATTCAGAACATCTACAACAAAAAGAATGTCTTCGCATACAGATGGGACAGGCGTGAGAAAAAAGAAGATGGCGGCGGAACGATTGGTATCCTTCCTTCCATCGGTGTCAGTCTGGAATTTTAG
- a CDS encoding NAD(P)/FAD-dependent oxidoreductase, with product MKKEYDIVVVGGGPAGSMAARYAAEKGVSVLVLEKDRDIGYPVRCGEAVSRKGVEEFIEPDEKWIASHITKFSMNSPDGTEVVLPLPEEGFVLERRIFDYELAKTAANAGAEILTRAYVNGLLFDGDAVSGVKYEFRGEQHEVKAKVVIAADGVESRVGRWAGLKTHIDFRDMESCVQYTISGIDVDPNTIYFHFGSNAAPEGYLWVFSKGSHSANVGLGVSGAVGKKKSALKYLTDFMERQYPDAAILTSIAGGVPCSVTLDKISAPGIILVGDAARQVNPLSGGGIASGMIGGSIGGRVAAESVLQNKPAHLLSYDKEWNDRLGKRHETFDRIKNGIYNFSDEKFNSIAHSFAKVPDDKRSLGNLFKTALIHNPGLLIDVAKVFL from the coding sequence ATGAAAAAAGAGTATGATATTGTAGTTGTTGGGGGCGGACCCGCCGGTTCGATGGCAGCGAGATATGCTGCCGAGAAAGGGGTTTCAGTTCTTGTTTTAGAGAAGGACAGGGATATCGGATACCCCGTAAGGTGTGGAGAGGCAGTCAGTCGCAAGGGTGTTGAAGAGTTTATAGAACCCGACGAAAAATGGATCGCTTCGCACATTACAAAATTTTCGATGAACTCTCCCGACGGAACAGAAGTTGTACTCCCGCTTCCCGAGGAGGGGTTCGTACTCGAAAGAAGAATTTTTGACTACGAACTTGCAAAAACCGCAGCAAATGCGGGAGCGGAAATCCTCACCAGAGCCTATGTAAACGGGCTTCTTTTTGACGGGGATGCCGTCTCGGGTGTTAAATATGAGTTCCGCGGTGAACAGCATGAAGTGAAAGCAAAAGTAGTTATCGCTGCCGACGGGGTTGAATCCCGTGTCGGCAGATGGGCGGGACTAAAAACCCACATCGATTTCAGGGATATGGAGTCGTGTGTGCAATATACCATTTCCGGTATAGATGTCGACCCGAATACGATCTACTTCCACTTCGGAAGCAATGCAGCTCCCGAGGGGTATCTTTGGGTTTTTTCAAAGGGGAGTCACTCAGCGAATGTCGGACTGGGTGTAAGCGGGGCAGTGGGGAAGAAAAAATCGGCACTGAAGTATTTAACAGATTTTATGGAACGGCAGTATCCTGATGCTGCAATTCTTACTTCAATCGCGGGGGGTGTCCCCTGTAGTGTCACCCTCGATAAAATTTCCGCTCCCGGAATAATTCTTGTGGGGGATGCTGCGAGACAGGTGAATCCACTTTCGGGTGGAGGGATAGCTTCCGGAATGATAGGCGGAAGTATCGGGGGAAGAGTTGCTGCTGAATCGGTTCTGCAGAACAAACCTGCACATCTTCTTTCCTATGACAAGGAATGGAACGACCGCCTTGGGAAGCGTCACGAAACTTTTGACAGAATAAAGAACGGAATCTATAACTTTTCGGACGAAAAATTCAATTCGATTGCTCATTCATTTGCAAAAGTCCCCGATGACAAGAGAAGTCTGGGCAATCTCTTCAAGACTGCCCTGATTCATAATCCCGGCTTGCTGATCGATGTAGCCAAAGTGTTTTTGTAG
- a CDS encoding 4Fe-4S binding protein: MIDILPDKCDFCGCCVGVCPEDAIELKEAEIFIIDPKCTNCSKCIWSCPIEVIEFKREGVLK; the protein is encoded by the coding sequence ATGATCGACATATTACCCGATAAATGTGATTTTTGCGGGTGCTGCGTAGGTGTATGTCCTGAGGATGCTATTGAGTTGAAGGAAGCTGAGATTTTTATTATTGATCCAAAGTGTACGAACTGTTCGAAGTGTATTTGGAGTTGTCCGATTGAAGTTATAGAATTCAAGCGGGAAGGGGTGCTAAAATGA
- a CDS encoding peptidoglycan DD-metalloendopeptidase family protein, whose translation MKSNSFFRPFLVILVLFSVILFDGHNQQPDIKKKKDELASLKKEIESLKDELKKASGEEKKTYELIEKFNRQVFLLNKLVNGLQAEEEKKSGQINDLEEEIKNLDTQINDLQAFYARYVVAVYKGLIKDKWLYILNSSSLDEALRRHRYFKAFTERGARVVSDLKSSVERLELAKLSLESEKKEKAKIIALKKGEESALKESIDDEKEMLKEIGKNKEALKKELDAKKQSEKKIGSIIDQLIAKEEKAKKNKTKNKNTPKSSDKKSDKTADKTAENKKEKKPDIKGAEEDSDAEITGGTAVEDFEEQTVTGKAFSSLKGNLMKPVSSAKIFRGFGENKNEELKTVTVNYGIDFKVEGSQTVKCVADGIVSAIEWLPGYGSVIIITHTEGYRTVYGHLSNISVREGKKISGGTVIGSVGKSLEGYIFHFEIWKGKQNINPSNWF comes from the coding sequence ATGAAAAGTAACTCATTCTTTCGTCCGTTTCTTGTCATTCTGGTGCTGTTCTCCGTCATTTTGTTTGACGGACACAACCAGCAGCCCGATATCAAAAAGAAAAAGGATGAACTCGCCTCTCTTAAAAAAGAGATCGAATCACTGAAGGATGAGTTAAAAAAAGCTTCGGGCGAAGAGAAGAAAACCTACGAGTTGATCGAAAAATTCAACCGTCAGGTTTTTCTCCTTAATAAACTTGTAAACGGACTTCAGGCAGAGGAAGAGAAAAAATCGGGTCAGATTAATGATCTCGAGGAAGAAATCAAAAATCTCGATACACAAATAAACGACCTTCAGGCTTTTTATGCCCGCTATGTGGTTGCTGTTTATAAAGGACTGATCAAAGACAAGTGGCTCTACATCCTCAACTCTTCCTCTCTCGATGAAGCACTCCGGAGGCACCGCTACTTTAAGGCGTTTACTGAGAGGGGAGCCCGTGTAGTTTCCGATCTTAAGTCATCGGTGGAGAGGCTTGAATTGGCGAAACTTTCTCTGGAGAGCGAAAAAAAAGAGAAGGCGAAGATAATTGCCCTGAAAAAAGGGGAGGAGAGCGCCCTAAAGGAGAGCATTGATGACGAAAAAGAGATGCTTAAGGAGATCGGGAAAAATAAAGAGGCACTAAAAAAAGAGCTTGATGCAAAAAAACAGTCGGAAAAGAAAATCGGCTCCATCATCGATCAGTTGATAGCCAAAGAAGAGAAAGCAAAGAAAAACAAAACAAAAAATAAAAATACTCCAAAATCATCCGATAAAAAGAGTGACAAAACAGCAGACAAGACTGCCGAAAATAAAAAAGAGAAAAAACCCGATATAAAAGGTGCCGAAGAAGATTCTGATGCGGAGATAACAGGAGGCACAGCAGTCGAGGATTTTGAGGAGCAGACCGTTACAGGAAAAGCATTTTCATCGCTTAAAGGGAATCTGATGAAGCCCGTATCGTCAGCCAAAATTTTTAGGGGATTTGGTGAAAACAAAAACGAAGAACTTAAAACAGTCACCGTTAATTACGGCATCGATTTCAAAGTAGAGGGATCTCAAACCGTAAAATGTGTTGCTGACGGCATCGTTTCCGCAATTGAATGGCTGCCCGGGTACGGAAGCGTAATAATTATCACCCACACCGAAGGGTATCGCACAGTTTACGGGCACCTGAGTAACATATCCGTAAGGGAAGGAAAAAAAATCTCCGGAGGTACCGTAATAGGAAGTGTCGGTAAAAGTCTCGAGGGTTACATTTTCCATTTCGAAATCTGGAAAGGAAAACAGAACATTAATCCCTCCAACTGGTTTTAG
- a CDS encoding DUF4292 domain-containing protein → MKKFLFFIIFILPLMFVWQGCATVNESGDEENEIIDGNIKPERLIKKMEANRRKIRSFNGKGEMHVQTPEMDNSAFFQSILKRPDSLNINVYGPFGIELANVLLTEKEFKFYESLNNNLYKGGVDNIALRNIFKVDLSFDDIRDAFAGTVNLTKRLYTQPTEFKFDKGYFNLTYADSLSGNLVSYKIKLDGLATEAYSIKTKKGEILVEAKYSDFTKIEGVMLPKSIEVNAPKLKQSLQLTYQSMQANKEWIIEFLPPADATVIEY, encoded by the coding sequence TTGAAAAAGTTTTTGTTTTTTATCATTTTTATCCTCCCGTTAATGTTTGTATGGCAGGGGTGTGCCACGGTAAATGAATCGGGTGATGAAGAAAATGAAATTATTGATGGCAACATAAAACCCGAACGGCTGATCAAAAAGATGGAAGCCAACAGACGGAAAATCAGATCGTTCAACGGGAAAGGTGAGATGCATGTACAGACTCCCGAAATGGATAACTCGGCATTCTTTCAGTCGATTCTAAAAAGACCTGATTCGCTCAATATTAATGTTTACGGTCCTTTTGGTATCGAACTTGCGAATGTCCTCCTTACAGAGAAGGAATTCAAGTTCTATGAGTCATTGAACAACAATCTCTATAAGGGAGGTGTTGACAACATTGCACTCAGGAATATTTTCAAGGTTGATCTAAGTTTCGATGACATCAGGGATGCATTTGCAGGCACGGTAAATCTGACAAAAAGGTTATATACCCAGCCAACGGAATTCAAGTTTGACAAAGGTTATTTCAATTTGACCTATGCAGACAGCCTCTCGGGAAATCTTGTTTCGTATAAAATCAAACTGGACGGACTTGCAACCGAAGCATATTCGATTAAAACCAAAAAAGGGGAAATCCTTGTCGAAGCAAAATACTCCGATTTTACAAAAATTGAAGGAGTGATGCTCCCTAAAAGTATCGAAGTAAATGCGCCAAAACTGAAGCAGTCGCTTCAACTGACCTATCAGAGCATGCAGGCGAACAAAGAGTGGATTATAGAATTTCTTCCACCCGCTGATGCAACGGTAATAGAATACTGA
- a CDS encoding tetratricopeptide repeat protein, whose translation MKFLSPLFPLFSALLIFGCSSTVIKVQETAPKDKNVQVVREISQKDALENFIAGTGFEAKEDWFLAVNSYLKAYEYDPAPGIAWSIARCYYWLGKLSQALPYAREAVEKDGATRDYHYLLSDIYLSGRQPDSAALVMQNLIEKYPADYNSLYRLANIYEKSKPLSAIEVYNKILEEEPEDWNAYIRLADLYDKTGNKEKSTEVLEQFLEFNPSSVELREILVNYYIKLKKYDRALFHIDQILQLFPNKTATLQSKAEIFAEQNNYSAAADSYLKLVNDPLVNLEFKMNVGALYFEQGVKDTTLLKFSDTVFSIVEKDTVFWFTNFYKGALAVMAKDTVKAGERFGKILGDSYMYLQIWQRIGGVIYDAKRYKEAVFVLNRAQNSFPEDFLVNFFLGLSYALMGDYEASEPFLYKSTLLNPREVNAFSAYAFTLARLKKDELAINYYNKALALEPKNVELQNSLAIVYDGSGNQEKSDSLYSLSLQLDPKNALAANNFAYSLAKRGTRLDEALKFAELALAIDPNSPSYLDTYGWVQFKLGNYDTAKVYIEKALGMDGNNHELLDHFGDVLSKLGDREGAILYWKKALDLKKDNETIKRKIERGEL comes from the coding sequence ATGAAATTTTTATCTCCTCTTTTCCCCCTGTTCTCTGCTCTGTTAATCTTCGGCTGCAGTTCCACTGTTATAAAAGTCCAAGAAACTGCACCAAAGGATAAAAATGTTCAGGTGGTGAGGGAGATTTCTCAAAAAGACGCTTTGGAGAATTTTATTGCGGGGACGGGTTTTGAAGCAAAGGAAGACTGGTTTCTTGCGGTCAATTCCTATCTGAAGGCTTACGAGTATGACCCGGCTCCGGGAATCGCCTGGTCGATTGCCAGATGCTACTACTGGCTTGGGAAACTCTCTCAGGCACTTCCCTATGCCAGGGAGGCAGTTGAAAAAGACGGTGCAACAAGGGATTATCACTACCTTCTCTCGGATATTTATCTTTCAGGAAGACAGCCCGACTCGGCAGCTCTTGTGATGCAGAATCTGATCGAAAAATATCCTGCAGACTACAACAGTCTCTACCGGCTTGCAAATATTTATGAGAAATCGAAACCTCTTTCTGCAATCGAAGTTTACAACAAAATTCTGGAGGAAGAGCCCGAAGACTGGAATGCATACATAAGGCTTGCAGATCTTTATGACAAGACGGGGAACAAAGAGAAATCGACGGAAGTGCTGGAGCAGTTTCTGGAGTTTAATCCCTCGAGTGTGGAGCTGAGGGAAATTCTCGTCAATTACTATATCAAGCTTAAAAAATATGACAGAGCTCTGTTTCATATTGACCAGATTTTACAACTTTTCCCGAATAAAACAGCCACACTTCAATCAAAAGCTGAAATTTTTGCGGAACAGAACAACTACTCTGCGGCAGCGGATTCCTATCTTAAACTGGTAAACGACCCGCTTGTTAATCTTGAATTTAAGATGAATGTCGGGGCTCTCTACTTTGAGCAGGGGGTGAAGGATACGACACTTCTTAAATTCTCCGATACTGTTTTTTCAATCGTTGAGAAAGATACAGTCTTCTGGTTCACGAATTTTTACAAGGGTGCTCTCGCTGTAATGGCGAAAGATACGGTTAAAGCAGGCGAAAGATTCGGAAAAATACTCGGTGATTCTTATATGTATCTACAGATCTGGCAGAGAATCGGGGGTGTGATATATGATGCAAAACGATACAAGGAAGCGGTATTTGTTCTGAACCGTGCACAAAATTCCTTTCCTGAGGATTTTCTGGTGAATTTTTTTCTGGGTTTGTCATACGCACTCATGGGGGACTATGAAGCCTCGGAACCGTTTCTTTATAAATCGACTCTTCTGAATCCAAGGGAAGTGAATGCCTTTTCTGCATACGCATTCACTCTTGCAAGATTAAAAAAAGACGAGCTTGCCATAAATTATTACAACAAGGCTCTGGCTCTTGAGCCCAAAAATGTGGAGCTGCAAAACTCCCTGGCAATAGTTTACGACGGATCGGGAAATCAGGAAAAAAGTGACAGCCTTTATTCCCTTTCCCTGCAACTCGATCCAAAAAATGCCCTTGCGGCAAATAACTTTGCATACTCACTTGCGAAAAGAGGGACAAGACTTGATGAAGCACTAAAGTTTGCAGAGCTTGCCCTCGCAATCGATCCGAACAGCCCCTCCTATCTTGACACATACGGATGGGTGCAGTTTAAACTGGGGAACTATGACACAGCAAAAGTTTATATTGAAAAAGCTTTGGGAATGGACGGCAATAATCATGAATTGCTCGACCATTTTGGTGATGTCCTCTCGAAGCTTGGAGACAGGGAAGGAGCGATTCTCTACTGGAAGAAAGCTCTCGATCTAAAAAAAGACAATGAAACAATCAAAAGAAAAATTGAAAGAGGCGAACTTTGA
- a CDS encoding YjbH domain-containing protein yields MKKILALVFATLLSLPVYSQILAGEKLDFEPRFLIDMPTAGVLKRGYVSVGSDLMPGGVLLTRLDVGVFDNLSFGISYGGENLIGSGEVEWYKYPGVNIRFKIIDESLSLPSIAVGADLQGKGRYFSSESRYEIKSPGIFAAVSKNYKLLGYLSLHGTVNYSFEQKDGDGFTNIMLGAEKTIGSNVSVMVEYNFGFNDNTNDRYGKGNGYLHAGIRWAVAEGFSLGFDFRDLLNNKKWSPSTADRGIKFEFTRRIL; encoded by the coding sequence ATGAAGAAGATACTCGCCCTTGTTTTTGCAACTTTGCTGTCACTGCCCGTTTACTCGCAGATTCTTGCCGGTGAAAAACTCGATTTTGAACCCCGTTTCCTTATCGACATGCCGACTGCCGGAGTGCTTAAAAGAGGGTATGTAAGTGTTGGCTCCGACCTGATGCCCGGGGGTGTGCTCCTTACAAGACTGGATGTAGGCGTTTTTGATAACTTGAGTTTTGGAATATCCTACGGAGGCGAAAATCTTATTGGCTCCGGCGAAGTGGAGTGGTATAAATACCCCGGTGTGAATATCAGATTTAAAATTATTGATGAGAGTCTCTCACTTCCTTCAATAGCTGTGGGTGCCGATCTTCAGGGGAAAGGGAGATATTTCTCTTCCGAAAGCAGATACGAGATTAAATCTCCCGGTATTTTCGCCGCTGTGAGCAAGAACTACAAACTGCTCGGATATTTAAGTCTGCACGGTACAGTAAACTATTCTTTCGAACAGAAAGATGGTGACGGTTTCACGAATATTATGCTTGGTGCCGAAAAAACCATCGGCTCCAATGTCAGTGTTATGGTTGAGTACAACTTTGGATTCAATGATAATACCAACGATCGATACGGCAAAGGGAACGGTTATCTTCATGCCGGTATCAGGTGGGCAGTCGCAGAAGGATTCTCTCTCGGATTCGATTTCCGTGACCTCCTGAACAATAAAAAATGGTCTCCCTCAACCGCCGACAGGGGCATAAAATTCGAGTTCACCAGAAGAATTCTCTGA